A single genomic interval of Lathyrus oleraceus cultivar Zhongwan6 chromosome 7, CAAS_Psat_ZW6_1.0, whole genome shotgun sequence harbors:
- the LOC127103176 gene encoding cation/H(+) antiporter 4, producing MNFNITVERSMFLTLHPYNYSTFNVCSAAPPNIVSDGLWGGKENGRVPLRSALPMFELQVLVIFSITQICNFFLRRLDFPEFIGQMMAGLILGPTIRMNEMDKLKFILFPYGSQDILASISSIGYALYIFITAVQMDLSMVTRTGHKAWTFAVMGLVAPLIITFSVQSSIKSLTHNYLEEICNDIPYVVLSHTVISFAVVASLLNELKILNSELGRLALSSVLVGDILGTTIGCISNMLMLQHELQKRIIFGISGFAFAIFVPLVFRPIMFLIIKHTKEGRPVDDGYLYGIIVLVCGLGWTSVYIGQDFILGAFVLGLAVPEGPPLGAALVKKLQFFSSSLFLPIFVTCGVMKADLGLPLSKRAFVGIGGFIFFTHLIKMIAYVIPALICKIPLKDALALALILNAKGTVDVGIFSGLYDEKLFSAQTYGVMMISIMIIACIVKWSVKILYDPSRKYAGYQRRTIMSLKPEAELRILACIHKQYNIPAITDVLDLCSPTTEKPIIVDALHLIELVGRTSPIFISHRLQKTVSCSHKSYSDDLILALDLYEHENYGGVTSHTFTAISPPTLMHEDVCQLALDKVASIIILPFHRRWTVDGGVESDDKNIRALNCKVLEIAPCTIGILVTRSLLQNNMSIKLAMVFLGGRDDREALCLAKRTITNPRINLVVYHLTVEQHMPNLEYLLDNEALNEIKKIITHYCTEKVSYQKVTVNDGPATSAMLRVIANEHDFFIVGRTHDNDLPQTEGLTNWSEFSELGVIGDLLASPDFESRAGVLVVQQQVKDK from the exons ATGAATTTTAATATAACTGTAGAACGTAGCATGTTCTTAACACTTCATCCTTATAATTATTCAACCTTCAATGTTTGTTCTGCTGCTCCACCAAATATTGTTTCAGATGGATTATGGGGTGGAAAAGAAAATGGAAGGGTTCCACTTAGGTCTGCACTTCCTATGTTTGAGTTGCAAGTTCTTGTCATTTTCAGTATCACACAAATCTGCAATTTCTTCCTTCGACGTTTGGATTTTCCCGAATTCATCGGCCAAATGATG GCTGGCTTAATTCTTGGACCTACAATTCGGATGAATGAAATGGACAAACTCAAGTTCATATTGTTTCCATATGGAAGTCAAGACATACTTGCATCAATTTCATCAATTGGTTATGCACTTTACATCTTCATCACTGCTGTGCAAATGGATTTGAGCATGGTGACAAGGACAGGTCATAAGGCTTGGACTTTTGCGGTAATGGGTTTGGTCGCGCCTTTAATCATAACTTTTTCGGTTCAATCCTCCATAAAATCATTAACACATAACTATCTCGAAGAAATATGCAATGATATTCCTTATGTGGTTTTATCGCATACTGTAATTTCCTTTGCAGTCGTTGCTTCTTTACTCAACGAACTTAAAATCCTTAACTCGGAACTCGGGAGATTGGCATTATCGTCGGTGTTGGTGGGCGACATACTAGGAACGACGATCGGATGCATTAGTAATATGTTAATGTTACAACATGAGTTACAAAAGAGGATAATATTTGGTATCTCGGGGTTTGCTTTTGCTATCTTTGTTCCGTTGGTTTTCCGGCCGATAATGTTTTTGATCATCAAACATACGAAAGAAGGAAGACCTGTGGATGATGGTTATCTCTATGGCATCATTGTGCTTGTATGTGGTTTAGGTTGGACTTCAGTTTACATAGGCCAAGATTTTATACTTGGTGCATTTGTTTTAGGGTTGGCTGTGCCAGAAGGTCCTCCATTAGGAGCTGCATTGGTGAAGAAGCTTCAATTCTTTTCTTCAAGTTTATTTCTGCCTATATTTGTGACCTGTGGTGTGATGAAAGCAGATTTGGGTTTGCCACTTTCAAAAAGAGCTTTTGTTGGTATTGGTGGCTTTATTTTCTTTACACACTTAATCAAAATGATAGCTTATGTTATACCTGCACTCATTTGCAAAATCCCTTTGAAAGATGCTTTGGCTCTTGCCCTTATTTTGAATGCCAAAGGAACTGTGGATGTTGGCATATTTTCTGGCTTATATGATGAAAAG CTTTTTTCTGCACAAACTTATGGAGTGATGATGATAAGCATAATGATCATAGCGTGCATCGTAAAATGGTCAGTGAAGATACTGTATGATCCATCCAGAAAATACGCTGGATACCAGAGAAGGACAATCATGAGTTTGAAACCGGAAGCAGAACTGAGAATACTCGCTTGCATTCACAAACAATACAACATACCTGCTATAACAGATGTTCTTGACCTTTGTTCGCCGACAACAGAGAAACCTATCATTGTTGATGCATTGCATCTTATTGAGTTAGTTGGAAGGACATCTCCCATTTTCATCTCGCATCGTCTTCAAAAAACGGTTTCGTGTTCCCACAAGTCTTACTCGGACGATCTCATTCTTGCTTTGGATCTCTATGAACATGAAAACTATGGTGGAGTAACTTCACACACTTTCACAGCCATATCTCCGCCTACACTTATGCATGAAGATGTTTGTCAACTTGCATTGGACAAAGTTGCATCCATCATAATTCTTCCATTCCATAGAAGATGGACTGTTGACGGTGGCGTTGAATCGGATGACAAGAATATAAGGGCTTTAAATTGCAAAGTACTCGAAATAGCTCCGTGCACAATAGGAATCCTCGTGACTCGTTCTTTGTTACAAAACAACATGTCCATTAAGTTAGCCATGGTTTTTCTGGGTGGAAGAGATGACAGAGAGGCTTTGTGCTTGGCGAAAAGAACGATAACAAACCCTAGGATTAACTTGGTCGTGTATCACCTTACAGTAGAGCAACACATGCCAAATTTGGAGTATCTACTGGATAATGAGGCGCtaaatgaaataaagaaaataataacACATTATTGCACAGAAAAGGTTAGTTATCAAAAAGTGACGGTAAACGATGGTCCAGCGACATCTGCTATGCTTCGCGTTATAGCAAATGAACATGATTTTTTTATTGTTGGGAGAACACATGACAATGACTTACCTCAGACAGAAGGACTTACAAACTGGAGTGAATTTTCAGAGTTAGGTGTCATTGGAGATTTGCTTGCTTCACCAGATTTTGAGAGCAGAGCTGGTGTTTTGGTAGTGCAGCAACAAGTCAAAGACAAATAA
- the LOC127103177 gene encoding geranylgeranyl transferase type-2 subunit beta 1, whose product MGDLAAEKHVRYILSVEKKKDSFESVVMEHLRMNGAYWGLTALDILGKLHVVDVDEVVSWIISCQHESGGFGGNVEHDPHILYTLSAVQVLALFNKLDVIDVDRVTGYIVSLQNEDGSFSGDIWGEVDTRFSYIAICCLSILRRLDRINVEKAVKYIISCKNMDGGFGCTPGGESHAGQIFCCVGALAITGSLDLIDKDLLGWWLCERQVKSGGLNGRPEKDPDVCYSWWVLSSLIMIDRVHWISKEKLIKFILDCQDTENGGISDRPDDAVDVFHTYFGVAGLSLLEYPGLKPIDPAYALPVDVVNQIFFSK is encoded by the exons ATGGGAGACCTAGCTGCTGAGAAACATGTTAGATATATACTATCAGTTGAAAAG AAGAAAGATAGCTTTGAATCCGTGGTAATGGAGCATCTGAGGATGAATGGAGCATACTGGGGATTGACTGCCCTTGATATTTTGGGAAAGCTTCACGTTGTCGATGTTGATGAGGTTGTTTCATGGATCATCAGTTGTCAGCATGAGTCAG GGGGATTTGGTGGAAATGTTGAACATGATCCACATATCTTGTATACGCTCAGTGCCGTGCAGGTGCTGGCTCTCTTTAATAAGCTCGATGTTATTGATGTAGATAGAGTGACAGGTT ATATTGTCAGCCTGCAAAATGAAGATGGGTCTTTTTCAGGGGATATATGGGGTGAAGTTGATACCCG GTTCTCATACATTGCTATTTGCTGTCTATCGATATTACGTCGCTTGGATAGAATAAATGTGGAAAAGGCTGTGAAATACATTATAAGTTGCAAAAACATGGATGGTGGTTTTGGTTGCACACCCGGCGGGGAATCTCATGCCGGACAAA TTTTCTGCTGTGTGGGGGCACTTGCTATAACGGGTTCATTGGATCTTATTGACAAGGACCTACTTGGTTGGTGGTTATGTGAGCGACAAGTTAAATCTGGAGGTCTAAATGGGCGTCCAGAGAAAGATCCTGAT GTATGCTACTCATGGTGGGTTCTATCTAGCCTGATCATGATCGATAGGGTTCATTGGATTAGCAAGGAGAAGCTTATAAAGTTCATCCTGGATTGCCAG GACACGGAAAATGGTGGAATTTCAGACAGACCAGATGATGCTGTGGATGTCTTTCATACATACTTTGGGGTGGCCG GACTGTCGCTTCTTGAATATCCTGGGTTGAAACCGATAGACCCAGCTTATGCTCTACCTGTTGACGTTGTAAATCAAATTTTCTTTAGTAAATAA
- the LOC127101246 gene encoding uncharacterized protein LOC127101246 yields MGPKSKTKTTDLLQTLEDFTSKDNWDNFFTIRPDSFEWYAEWPHLRDPLLSLLQTLTPPPSSLPILVPACGNSRLSEHLYDAGYTSITNVDFSKVVISNMLRSNIRSRPLMRWRVMDMTAMQFEDDSFGAVIDKGGLDALMEPELGPSLGNKYLSEVKRLLKPGGKFVCLTLAESHVLDILFSTFRLGWKMSVDAIPSNPSNKPSLQTFMVVVEKELSTTVHQITSLLHNTSLHCNSEQALGLRESLQNENQVREKLSSSSDTLYSLEDVQEELTKFSQGRRLQLTLGAQGCSVFSYRAVVLDAEEQSDPFTYHCGVFIVPKIRAPEWLFFSEEGQWMVVRSSKAARLIMVFLDTSHTNATMDEIKKDLSPLVKQLEPNENESGAQIPFLMASDGIKKRNIVHQTTSPLTGSIIVEDVVYENVDSEVSCIFPSQELMFRRLVFERAANLVQSEALLIDEHSTKLVGETVKRKANSSSKSKKSGSQIQNDGAYNQLAVYHGYVASSYHSGIISGFTLISSYMEKVASSGKMVKAVIIGLGAGLLPMFLHSCIPVLEIKAVELDPVVAHIAREYFSFVEDKRLKVHIADGIQFIRESTSSGAAQSHSKSNSSSYTESPTNGSSTTSHAEDVEDTKVDIIIVDADSSDSSSGLACPAPDFLDESFLETVKDKLSDEGLFVVNLVSRSQAIKDMVVLRMKKVFSHILCLQFDEDVNEIHFALKSESCIEDNCFSEASLKLEKLLKFNHPEIGQKIINATKNIRRLK; encoded by the exons ATGGGACCAAAGAGCAAAACGAAGACGACGGATCTTCTACAAACCCTCGAAGACTTCACCAGCAAAGACAATTGGGACAATTTCTTCACCATCCGCCCCGACTCTTTCGAATGGTACGCCGAATGGCCTCACCTAAGGGACCCACTCCTCTCCCTCCTCCAAACCCTAACTCCTCCTCCCTCGTCTCTTCCTATCCTCGTCCCCGCTTGCGGCAACTCTCGCCTCTCCGAACACCTCTACGACGCCGGATACACTTCCATCACCAATGTTGATTTCTCCAAAGTCGTCATCTCCAATATGCTCCGTAGTAACATCCGTTCTCGCCCTCTCATGCGATGGCGTGTCATGGACATGACCGCCATGCAG TTTGAAGATGACTCTTTCGGTGCTGTCATTGATAAAGGTGGTTTGGATGCATTAATGGAGCCAGAGCTTGGTCCTAGTCTGGGAAATAAGTATCTCTCCGag GTCAAGAGACTTTTAAAGCCTGGGGGAAAGTTTGTGTGCCTTACCTTGGCCGAATCTCATGTACTCG ATATACTTTTCTCAACATTTCGACTTGGGTGGAAAATGAGTGTTGATGCCATACCTTCGAACCCATCTAACAAACCTAGCCTTCAAACATTTATGGTGGTTGTGGAGAAGGAGCTGTCGACTACTGTACACCAGATCACATCGTTACTTCATAATACTTCCCTTCATTGTAATTCAGAACAG GCTTTGGGACTTCGTGAGTCTCTTCAAAATGAGAACCAAGTTCGTGAAAAATTATCCAGTAGCTCTGATACATTATACTCTTTGGAAGATGTGCAAGAGGAATTGACAAAATTTTCCCAAGGTCGGCGGTTGCAGCTGACATTGGGTGCCCAAGGATGCTCTGTTTTCTCTTATAGAGCCGTAGTTCTTGATGCTGAAGAACAGTCTGACCCATTTACATATCACTGCGGGGTTTTCATTGTGCCTAAG ATCCGTGCTCCTGAATGGCTCTTCTTTTCTGAAGAAGGACAATGGATGGTGGTCAGAAGCTCTAAAGCAGCTCGTCTCATAATG GTTTTCTTGGACACCAGCCATACTAATGCCACCATGGATGAGATTAAG AAGGACTTGTCTCCACTGGTTAAACAATTGGAACCTAATGAAAATGAGAGTGGAGCTCAAATACC TTTCTTGATGGCAAGTGATGGGATCAAGAAGCGAAACATTGTTCACCAG ACCACATCTCCATTAACTGGATCAATTATTGTCGAAGATGTAGTTTATGAAAATGTTGATAGTGAAGTCAGTTGTATCTTTCCTTCTCAAGAGTTGATGTTTCGACGCCTTGTATTTGAAAGAGCTGCAAATTTGGTTCAGTCCGAAGCTTTGCTAATAGATGAACATTCTACAAAATTGGTTGGTGAGACAGTAAAGAGGAAAGCTAACTCATCCTCTAAATCTAAGAAAAGCGGGTCTCAAATACAGAATGATG GAGCATATAACCAGTTGGCTGTCTATCACGGCTATGTAGCTAGTTCTTATCATTCAGGGATTATTTCAGGATTCACATTAATATCCTCTTACATGGAAAAAGTTGCATCAAGTGGGAAAATG GTAAAAGCTGTAATCATAGGTCTTGGAGCAGGTTTACTTCCCATGTTTCTTCACAGTTGTATCCCTGTTTTGGAAATCAAG GCAGTAGAGTTAGACCCTGTAGTTGCTCATATTGCAAGGGAATACTTCAGTTTTGTTGAGGATAAACGCTTAAAG GTGCATATAGCCGATGGGATTCAATTTATTCGAGAGAGTACTAGTTCTGGAGCAGCTCAGTCTCATAGTAAAAGTAATAGTTCTAGCTATACCGAGTCTCCTACAAATGGTAGTTCAACTACTTCTCATGCAGAAGATGTAGAAGATACAAAAGTGGATATAATTATTGTCGATGCTGACTCTTCAGATTCAAG CTCTGGACTGGCATGCCCCGCCCCAGACTTTTTGGATGAATCTTTTCTTGAGACTGTAAAGGATAAACTTTCAGACGAAGGCCTCTTTGTTGTCAATTTGGTGTCGCGGTCCCAAGCCATCAAAGACATGGTTGTCTTGAGAATGAAAAAG GTGTTCAGCCACATCCTTTGCCTCCAGTTTGATGAGGATGTAAATGAGATTCATTTTGCTCTAAAATCGGAGTCATGTATTGAGGATAACTGTTTTTCTGAAGCATCTCTCAAACTTGAGAAATTGTTAAAGTTCAATCACCCTGAGATAGGTCAGAAAATTATTAATGCTACAAAGAACATCAGACGTTTGAAGTGA